The following are encoded together in the Rhizobium tumorigenes genome:
- a CDS encoding tautomerase family protein, whose product MPITRISLMRGKSPEYLAMLCDTFHRAMVETFDVPSADRFHVIHQCSPGELVFDRDYLAGPRSDDYLFFDVTIGKPRTAEVKQAFYRRVTELLGDTLGVRAADVMIVITTTGREDWSFGNGRAQMTEAA is encoded by the coding sequence ATGCCCATTACCCGAATTTCCCTGATGCGCGGCAAATCGCCAGAATACCTCGCGATGCTGTGCGACACGTTTCACCGCGCCATGGTCGAGACTTTCGATGTCCCTTCCGCGGACCGGTTTCACGTCATCCACCAATGCTCGCCCGGCGAACTGGTCTTCGACCGCGACTACCTCGCCGGACCGCGCTCGGACGACTACCTATTTTTCGACGTCACCATCGGCAAGCCTCGCACCGCCGAGGTCAAGCAGGCATTCTATAGACGGGTGACGGAGCTGCTCGGCGACACCCTGGGTGTCCGTGCGGCGGACGTGATGATCGTCATTACCACCACCGGGCGCGAGGACTGGTCGTTCGGCAACGGCCGCGCCCAGATGACAGAGGCGGCATAA
- a CDS encoding cupin domain-containing protein, with the protein MPQSKLDRVHRAGEALQQAPDGISSKPFLLETLIPTPEDGLGAMIAKLEPGTLTHWHSHPHGQILYVLSGIALVQCDGGAVEHLHAGDCIRFEPGEHHWHGSGATTSLTYLSVQAAHEGTAVTWFEPVNEGDRQ; encoded by the coding sequence ATGCCGCAAAGCAAATTGGACCGCGTCCATAGAGCAGGCGAGGCTCTGCAGCAGGCACCCGACGGGATATCCAGCAAGCCATTTCTGCTCGAGACGCTCATCCCGACGCCGGAGGATGGTCTCGGCGCCATGATCGCCAAGCTGGAGCCGGGAACGCTGACCCACTGGCACAGCCATCCGCACGGCCAGATCCTCTACGTGCTCTCCGGCATCGCCTTGGTGCAGTGTGACGGCGGAGCGGTCGAGCATCTGCATGCCGGCGACTGCATCCGTTTCGAGCCAGGCGAGCACCACTGGCATGGATCCGGCGCGACGACGAGTTTGACCTATCTCAGCGTCCAGGCCGCACATGAAGGCACTGCCGTCACCTGGTTCGAGCCCGTCAATGAAGGAGACCGACAGTGA
- a CDS encoding DUF4865 family protein yields the protein MIAMQYNFVLPADYDMDIVDRRIRDKGPLLDNFPNLVFKAYLTARKGDATTGSRDNLYAPLYVWNGVEGLNDFICGSGFAGVSAAFGRPQVNTWILWNTAIAADIRKARFATREISDIAPDADLGMMRAAGSADATADIETGAALASVSAFDPHSWKRLRFRLWREMPQAPLPTDTLGYRLGHLSLPERA from the coding sequence GTGATCGCCATGCAATACAATTTCGTGCTCCCCGCCGACTACGACATGGACATCGTCGACCGGAGAATCCGCGATAAAGGCCCTTTGCTGGACAACTTTCCGAATCTCGTCTTCAAGGCCTATCTCACTGCCCGCAAAGGCGACGCGACCACGGGGTCGAGAGACAATCTCTATGCGCCGCTCTATGTCTGGAACGGTGTCGAGGGACTGAACGATTTTATCTGCGGCTCCGGCTTTGCGGGCGTCAGCGCGGCCTTTGGTCGGCCGCAGGTAAACACATGGATCCTCTGGAATACCGCGATCGCCGCTGACATCCGAAAGGCTCGCTTCGCCACCCGGGAGATTTCCGATATCGCACCGGATGCCGATCTCGGCATGATGCGTGCGGCAGGCAGCGCGGATGCGACAGCTGACATCGAAACGGGTGCAGCACTGGCCTCGGTTTCGGCCTTCGATCCCCATAGCTGGAAACGTCTTCGCTTCCGGCTATGGCGGGAGATGCCACAGGCGCCGTTGCCGACCGACACACTTGGCTATCGTCTCGGCCATCTCTCGTTGCCCGAACGCGCCTGA
- a CDS encoding threonine ammonia-lyase, with the protein MVDIAMIEAARVRLSGKARRTPLLSSPFLDEIAGRRLFVKAECLQHTGSFKFRGGWSAISALSPDVRARGVIAFSSGNHAQGVALAARMHGIPSVIIMPSNAPKMKIDNTRAFGAEVVLYDRATEDRDEIGARLSRERGLTLIRPYDEPMVIAGQATTGLEIAEQALENDIGAAEVLVPCGGGGLTSGIALALEARAPAMKVRPCEPEGFDDATRSLASGRIERNLSLSGSICDAIITPQPGEITFPIMQRLCGTGLVVTDAEALAAMALAFTRLKLVVEPGGAVALAAALFHGSELAGDTVIAVTSGGNVDNDVFLKSLGH; encoded by the coding sequence TTGGTCGATATCGCAATGATCGAAGCTGCCCGGGTGCGCCTTTCAGGCAAGGCACGGCGGACGCCTCTGCTGTCTTCGCCCTTTCTCGACGAAATTGCCGGGCGGCGCCTGTTCGTTAAGGCTGAGTGCCTGCAGCACACCGGCTCTTTCAAATTCCGTGGCGGATGGTCGGCGATCTCGGCGCTGTCGCCCGACGTTCGCGCACGCGGCGTCATCGCCTTTTCCTCCGGCAACCATGCTCAGGGTGTGGCGCTGGCGGCCCGCATGCATGGTATTCCCTCGGTCATCATCATGCCGTCGAATGCACCGAAGATGAAGATCGACAATACCCGCGCCTTCGGCGCAGAAGTGGTGCTCTACGACCGGGCCACTGAAGATCGCGACGAGATCGGCGCCCGGCTGTCGAGAGAACGCGGCCTGACGCTGATCCGGCCCTATGACGAACCGATGGTCATAGCCGGGCAGGCAACGACGGGGCTCGAGATCGCCGAGCAGGCGCTTGAAAACGATATCGGCGCGGCCGAAGTGCTGGTGCCATGCGGCGGCGGCGGTCTGACGTCGGGGATCGCACTGGCGCTCGAGGCCCGCGCGCCAGCCATGAAGGTGCGCCCCTGCGAGCCGGAAGGCTTCGACGACGCAACACGGTCGCTGGCGTCTGGCCGGATCGAACGCAATCTTTCGCTCTCCGGCTCGATCTGCGACGCGATCATCACGCCTCAGCCGGGCGAGATTACCTTCCCCATCATGCAGCGGCTCTGTGGCACCGGTCTCGTCGTGACGGACGCCGAAGCTCTGGCCGCCATGGCCTTGGCGTTTACCCGGCTGAAACTGGTGGTCGAACCGGGCGGCGCCGTCGCTCTGGCCGCCGCCCTCTTCCACGGCAGCGAACTCGCCGGCGACACGGTGATTGCCGTCACTTCAGGCGGCAACGTCGACAACGACGTCTTCCTGAAATCCCTCGGCCACTGA
- a CDS encoding PQQ-dependent sugar dehydrogenase produces the protein MFALAGCGGSDPDPTSEIGANPTLPEQSQYLVPPMHVAPVVGWQKDETPTVPEGMQIKALASGLVHPRSLYVLPNGDVLVVESVAPPAAAITRPKDLIMGWVQSFATGSPPQQASNRITLLRDADGDGVAEVHEVFLDHLNSPFGVTLVGNDLYVANTDAIMRFPYTPGATKISEPGVKLVDLPGGPIDHHWTKSLVASDDGKLLYVGVGSNSNITENGIGAEKDRAAIWEVDRETGRSRLFATGLRNPNGLSFEPKSHALWAVINERDELGPNLVPDYMTSVKDGAFYGWPYSYYGQHVDPRVMPQRPDLVEKAVVPDYALSSHVAPLGMAFYTGTNLPVAYQGGAFVGEHGSWNRQTFNGYKVVFIPFADGRPNGKPQDIVTGFMGADNKTRGRPVGLAVDKTGGLLIADDAGNTVWRVSAK, from the coding sequence ATGTTCGCTCTCGCCGGCTGCGGTGGCAGCGATCCGGATCCGACGAGCGAAATCGGCGCCAACCCGACGCTGCCGGAACAATCGCAATACCTGGTGCCGCCAATGCATGTCGCCCCAGTGGTCGGCTGGCAGAAGGACGAGACGCCGACTGTGCCCGAGGGCATGCAGATCAAGGCGCTGGCTTCCGGGCTGGTTCACCCGAGATCCCTTTACGTCTTGCCGAACGGCGACGTTCTTGTGGTGGAATCCGTTGCGCCGCCTGCGGCCGCCATTACACGTCCCAAGGACCTGATCATGGGCTGGGTTCAGTCTTTCGCAACCGGAAGTCCGCCACAGCAGGCAAGCAATCGGATCACGTTGTTGCGCGATGCCGATGGGGACGGGGTGGCTGAAGTTCACGAAGTCTTTCTCGATCACCTGAACTCGCCGTTCGGAGTAACCCTTGTTGGCAACGATCTCTATGTTGCCAACACCGATGCAATCATGCGGTTTCCCTATACGCCGGGCGCTACCAAGATATCCGAGCCGGGTGTCAAGCTTGTCGACCTGCCGGGCGGCCCCATCGACCACCACTGGACCAAGAGCCTGGTTGCCAGCGATGACGGCAAGCTGTTGTATGTCGGCGTTGGGTCGAACAGCAATATCACCGAAAACGGCATCGGTGCCGAGAAGGACCGTGCGGCGATCTGGGAAGTCGACAGGGAAACCGGTCGTTCGCGGTTGTTTGCAACCGGCCTGCGCAACCCGAATGGGCTGAGCTTCGAGCCAAAGAGCCATGCGCTCTGGGCTGTTATCAACGAACGTGATGAACTCGGCCCCAATCTGGTGCCGGATTACATGACCTCGGTGAAGGATGGTGCGTTCTACGGCTGGCCTTACAGCTATTACGGACAGCACGTCGATCCGCGTGTCATGCCGCAGCGGCCTGATCTCGTCGAGAAGGCCGTCGTTCCGGACTATGCGCTCAGCTCGCACGTCGCGCCTCTCGGCATGGCGTTCTATACGGGAACAAACCTGCCTGTAGCCTATCAGGGCGGTGCGTTTGTCGGCGAGCACGGTAGCTGGAACCGCCAGACCTTTAACGGCTACAAGGTCGTCTTCATCCCGTTTGCCGATGGTCGCCCGAATGGCAAGCCGCAGGATATCGTCACCGGCTTCATGGGTGCCGACAACAAGACACGTGGCCGGCCAGTCGGCCTTGCCGTTGACAAAACCGGTGGCCTGCTGATTGCCGACGATGCCGGCAACACAGTCTGGCGCGTCTCCGCCAAGTAG
- a CDS encoding DUF2231 domain-containing protein, producing the protein MTNPIIYPVRIVKPPLFPILWHFAVACFIGTMITDITYWRTAEMMWANFSAWLLTAGLMVGAVAALVCLVDFFIGRLVGVNRLSAIYVLGNGVALVLAIFNALIHSRDAWTSVVPTGLVLSAATLIVLILGGLLGRTPVYRQDLGVVE; encoded by the coding sequence ATGACAAACCCCATTATCTATCCCGTGAGGATCGTTAAACCTCCGCTATTTCCCATTCTGTGGCATTTCGCCGTTGCCTGTTTCATTGGCACGATGATCACCGACATCACCTATTGGCGAACTGCCGAAATGATGTGGGCCAATTTTTCAGCCTGGTTGCTGACGGCCGGCCTGATGGTCGGAGCAGTGGCAGCGCTGGTCTGCCTCGTTGATTTCTTTATTGGCCGCCTTGTCGGCGTCAACCGTCTCTCGGCAATCTACGTGCTCGGTAACGGTGTTGCCTTGGTGCTAGCCATTTTCAATGCCCTGATCCATAGCCGCGATGCCTGGACCTCGGTTGTCCCAACGGGCCTGGTACTCTCTGCAGCCACGCTGATCGTGTTGATCCTCGGTGGCTTGCTCGGCCGCACGCCGGTCTATCGCCAAGATCTAGGAGTAGTCGAGTGA
- the omp10 gene encoding outer membrane lipoprotein Omp10, producing MKIKASLALLVSALSLASCMDQGPRQMPMQVATRQAPQTVDGTWADPNGIISTFQGGGFSTRTTDSNQLLASGTYVNTAPGLVEINMTSMLRKTTSKVNCALVNSSQLNCTSDSGAQFSLARRG from the coding sequence ATGAAGATCAAAGCAAGCCTTGCCCTCCTTGTCTCGGCCTTGTCGCTCGCCTCCTGTATGGATCAGGGTCCTCGCCAGATGCCGATGCAGGTCGCGACCCGCCAGGCACCGCAAACGGTGGACGGCACATGGGCCGATCCGAACGGCATCATCTCGACTTTCCAGGGCGGCGGCTTCTCCACGCGGACTACCGACAGCAACCAGCTGCTCGCCTCCGGCACCTATGTCAACACCGCGCCCGGACTCGTCGAGATCAACATGACGTCAATGCTCCGCAAGACGACTTCGAAGGTCAATTGCGCGCTTGTCAACTCGAGCCAGCTAAATTGCACGTCTGACAGCGGCGCACAGTTCTCGCTCGCGCGTCGCGGCTGA
- a CDS encoding homospermidine synthase, with product MKQENYPVYAEITGPIVMIGFGSIGRGTLPLIERHFKFDKSRMVVIDPRENEGDMAILAEHGIRHIKEYVTKDNYKELLKPLLTEGGGQGFCVNLSVDTGSLDLMKLCRKLDVLYIDTVIEPWLGFYFDKSMKNADRTNYALRETLRHEKKKNPGGTTAVSTCGANPGMVSWFVKQGLVNLAHDLDIKFDAPDQHDREGWAKLMKKVGVKGIHIAERDTQLTKNPKPLNVFWNTWSVEGFISEGLQPAELGWGTHEEWMPKNAKKHKKGCQAAIYLEQPGANTRVRTWCPTPGAQYGFLVTHNESISISDYFTVTDKDGDVSYRPTCHYAYHPANDAVLSLHEMFGNGGNAQPVMHVLDENELVEGVDELGVLLYGHDKNAYWFGSRLSLEETRRIAPYQNATGLQVTSAVLAGMVWALENPNAGIVEADEIDYKRCLEVQMPYLGPVEGHYTDWTPLTGRPGLFPEDIDTKDPWQFKNVLVR from the coding sequence ATGAAGCAGGAAAACTACCCGGTATATGCCGAAATAACCGGCCCGATCGTGATGATCGGCTTTGGCTCCATCGGCCGCGGCACGCTGCCCCTGATCGAGCGCCATTTCAAATTCGACAAGAGCCGGATGGTTGTCATCGACCCGCGTGAAAACGAAGGCGACATGGCTATTCTTGCCGAGCATGGCATCCGCCATATCAAGGAATACGTCACCAAGGACAATTACAAGGAGCTGCTGAAGCCGCTTCTCACGGAAGGCGGCGGCCAGGGCTTCTGCGTCAATCTTTCTGTCGACACCGGCTCGCTCGACCTGATGAAGCTTTGCCGCAAGCTTGACGTCCTCTACATCGACACCGTCATCGAGCCATGGCTTGGCTTCTATTTCGACAAGAGCATGAAGAACGCCGACCGCACCAACTATGCGCTGCGCGAAACCTTGCGCCATGAGAAGAAGAAGAACCCGGGCGGCACGACGGCCGTTTCCACCTGCGGCGCGAACCCGGGCATGGTCTCGTGGTTCGTCAAGCAGGGCCTCGTCAATCTCGCCCACGATCTCGACATCAAGTTCGACGCGCCGGACCAGCATGACCGCGAAGGCTGGGCCAAGCTGATGAAGAAGGTCGGCGTCAAGGGCATCCACATTGCCGAACGCGATACGCAGCTGACCAAGAACCCGAAGCCGCTCAACGTGTTCTGGAACACATGGTCGGTCGAAGGCTTCATTTCGGAGGGCTTGCAGCCTGCCGAACTCGGCTGGGGTACCCATGAAGAGTGGATGCCGAAGAATGCCAAGAAGCACAAGAAGGGTTGCCAGGCGGCAATCTATCTCGAGCAGCCCGGCGCCAACACACGCGTTCGCACCTGGTGCCCGACGCCCGGCGCGCAGTACGGCTTCCTCGTCACCCACAACGAGTCGATCTCGATCTCCGACTACTTCACGGTGACTGACAAGGACGGAGACGTCTCCTACCGTCCGACCTGCCACTATGCTTACCATCCTGCCAACGATGCCGTGCTGTCGCTGCATGAAATGTTCGGCAATGGTGGCAACGCCCAGCCGGTCATGCATGTTCTCGACGAGAACGAACTGGTCGAGGGTGTCGACGAACTCGGCGTGCTGCTCTATGGCCACGACAAGAACGCCTACTGGTTCGGCTCGCGCCTCTCGCTCGAAGAAACGCGCCGGATTGCGCCATACCAGAACGCCACCGGCCTGCAGGTCACCTCGGCCGTTCTCGCCGGCATGGTCTGGGCGCTCGAGAACCCGAATGCCGGTATCGTCGAGGCGGACGAGATTGATTACAAGCGCTGCCTCGAAGTGCAGATGCCTTATCTCGGTCCGGTCGAAGGCCACTACACGGACTGGACGCCGCTCACCGGTCGTCCCGGGCTGTTCCCGGAAGATATCGACACTAAGGACCCATGGCAGTTCAAGAACGTTCTCGTTCGTTGA
- a CDS encoding DUF4440 domain-containing protein yields MDGLLEHLRQLEERLFDPVVRSSSEALEGLLSPEFREIGSSGRMFGFADIISALLTEEPVMSRALHNPRLVMLSEHVALVTYGSTRETMEGYAVHSLRSSIWRREEDERWLMVFHQGTLTDRL; encoded by the coding sequence ATGGACGGATTGCTCGAGCATCTTCGCCAGCTTGAGGAAAGGCTGTTCGATCCGGTCGTGCGCTCGTCTAGTGAGGCGCTTGAAGGTCTGCTGTCGCCGGAATTCCGGGAGATTGGCAGCTCCGGCCGCATGTTCGGCTTTGCGGACATCATTTCGGCCTTGCTGACGGAAGAGCCGGTCATGTCACGTGCCTTGCACAATCCGAGGCTAGTCATGCTGTCGGAGCATGTTGCGCTGGTGACTTACGGATCGACCAGAGAGACTATGGAGGGTTATGCGGTTCACTCCCTGCGCAGTTCGATCTGGCGGCGGGAAGAAGACGAGCGCTGGCTTATGGTTTTCCACCAGGGGACTTTGACGGATAGGCTATAG
- a CDS encoding YciI family protein, with amino-acid sequence MFILSLTYLKSNEEADAVMEPHIAWVAEGYAKGWFLASGRKVPRTGGVILARGERADLEAYVAADPFTVHGVARYEIIEVALTRTVDGLELLRG; translated from the coding sequence ATGTTTATCCTCTCCCTGACCTACCTCAAAAGCAATGAAGAGGCCGACGCCGTCATGGAGCCGCATATCGCCTGGGTGGCCGAAGGATATGCCAAGGGTTGGTTTCTTGCATCCGGTCGCAAAGTCCCGCGCACCGGCGGCGTCATCCTTGCCCGGGGCGAGCGCGCCGACCTGGAAGCCTATGTCGCCGCCGATCCGTTCACGGTGCATGGAGTTGCCCGATACGAGATCATCGAGGTGGCGCTGACGAGGACGGTGGATGGGCTTGAGTTGTTGAGGGGATGA
- a CDS encoding aminotransferase class IV family protein codes for MLAEGAVCRGGRVDSPVDDFSLIETLRYEPGLGFLRLKLHLARLQRSARRLGFAAPEQVEAALDAAVCDASSPQRVRLTMNRTGTVAVTTAGFVPLAADVTWRVRIAATRLDSSEKLLRAKTTRRGVYDRARAEFSPDEADEVLLLNKKGDVCEGTITSVFVDDGSGMLLTPPIACGLLAGVLRSELICARKARTSRLTVSDLAEAKLYVGNSLRGLIPAIFVQG; via the coding sequence ATGCTTGCTGAAGGCGCGGTTTGCCGTGGGGGACGCGTGGATAGCCCAGTAGATGATTTCTCGCTGATCGAAACCCTGCGCTACGAGCCGGGCCTCGGCTTCCTCAGGTTGAAGCTGCACCTGGCGCGGCTGCAGCGTTCTGCCCGACGTCTTGGTTTTGCGGCACCGGAGCAGGTGGAAGCGGCGCTTGACGCGGCCGTTTGCGACGCATCCAGCCCGCAGCGTGTCCGCCTGACGATGAACCGTACCGGTACTGTTGCAGTTACCACGGCCGGTTTTGTTCCTTTGGCTGCCGATGTGACATGGCGGGTCCGCATCGCCGCCACACGTCTCGATTCCAGCGAAAAGCTGCTTCGGGCGAAAACCACGCGACGCGGGGTCTATGACCGCGCCCGTGCCGAATTCAGCCCTGACGAGGCCGATGAAGTTCTGTTGCTCAACAAGAAGGGCGACGTCTGCGAAGGTACCATTACCTCGGTTTTTGTCGACGACGGCTCCGGCATGCTGCTGACGCCGCCGATTGCCTGCGGCCTGCTGGCCGGCGTGTTGCGCAGCGAACTGATCTGCGCGCGCAAAGCCCGGACCTCTCGGCTGACGGTGTCGGATCTTGCTGAGGCCAAGCTCTACGTCGGAAATTCCTTGCGCGGCCTTATCCCGGCGATATTCGTGCAAGGCTAG
- a CDS encoding aminodeoxychorismate synthase component I yields MASTASVLFRDDTTGQVMLFAEPLDVIVAHTGAEVLAGLARMQREKAAGRWLAGYMAYEAGFVFEDRLAPLIAEGRQTPLMVFGVFDGPAAADHPLSQPQRRLENEAFLTDPKAAWDFVAYQKSFDRLHRHIRNGDCYQGNLTMPIEARWNGDPCAAFWSLIERQPVKYGALVDLTGPVILSRSPELFFRVDADGWIETRPMKGTAPRGLTPDEDSAIVEAMRQDGKTQAENRMIVDLLRNDISLIAETGSVEAPRLFDIESYPTVHQMVSSVQAKLLPDLSIRDIFAALFPCGSVTGAPKMWAMEILHGLEVGPRDAYCGAIGMIAPEGPMRFSVAIRTITLFDDFKAVFNVGGGIIFDSTAEAEYAECLLKARFAVGDAWIAQ; encoded by the coding sequence ATGGCCAGCACCGCATCAGTCCTTTTCCGAGACGATACTACCGGCCAGGTGATGCTGTTTGCCGAACCCCTGGATGTGATCGTCGCTCATACGGGCGCCGAGGTGCTGGCCGGTCTGGCGCGGATGCAGCGGGAGAAGGCGGCGGGCCGGTGGCTGGCCGGCTACATGGCCTATGAGGCCGGCTTCGTCTTCGAGGACAGGCTCGCGCCGCTGATTGCCGAGGGACGCCAGACGCCGCTGATGGTTTTCGGGGTCTTCGACGGACCGGCAGCTGCGGACCATCCGCTCTCGCAGCCGCAGCGTCGTCTTGAAAACGAGGCTTTTCTGACGGATCCGAAGGCCGCGTGGGATTTCGTCGCCTATCAGAAAAGCTTCGACCGGCTTCACCGCCACATCCGGAACGGTGATTGCTACCAGGGTAACCTGACGATGCCGATCGAGGCGCGCTGGAATGGCGATCCGTGCGCCGCCTTCTGGTCCCTGATCGAACGACAGCCGGTCAAGTATGGAGCGCTTGTCGATCTCACCGGCCCGGTCATCTTGTCGCGCTCGCCGGAACTGTTTTTCCGGGTCGACGCCGACGGCTGGATCGAAACCCGTCCAATGAAGGGGACGGCGCCGCGCGGACTGACGCCGGACGAAGACTCCGCCATCGTCGAGGCGATGCGCCAGGACGGCAAGACCCAGGCTGAAAACCGGATGATCGTCGATCTCCTGCGCAACGACATTTCGCTGATCGCAGAGACGGGCAGCGTCGAGGCGCCGAGGCTTTTCGATATCGAGAGCTATCCGACCGTCCACCAGATGGTGAGTTCCGTCCAGGCAAAGCTCCTTCCTGACCTGTCGATCCGGGATATCTTTGCCGCGCTTTTTCCGTGCGGTTCGGTCACCGGCGCTCCAAAAATGTGGGCGATGGAAATCCTCCATGGGCTGGAGGTCGGTCCCCGCGACGCCTATTGCGGTGCTATCGGCATGATTGCGCCTGAGGGTCCCATGCGCTTTTCCGTGGCCATCCGGACGATCACGCTGTTCGACGATTTCAAGGCTGTCTTCAACGTCGGCGGCGGTATCATCTTCGATTCGACCGCCGAGGCGGAGTACGCGGAATGCTTGCTGAAGGCGCGGTTTGCCGTGGGGGACGCGTGGATAGCCCAGTAG